In Synergistaceae bacterium, the DNA window CGACGCCGACTCCGACAAAACGCCGGACCTCGCCCGAAGCGAGCGAATGCTGCAAACCGACCGCGAAACCGTGATGATCTACGAGTCCGAAACCGGCGCGACCTTCGTGCAGGTCAGCGCGGCGGACGCCAGGGAGAATCGCTACACCGCCTATCGTCCCCGCTGGCCTTCGAGGACGTACAACCTGTACCGGGCCAGCCGGGCCTGGTATGGAAACGCGGAGCGAGCCACGGTAAATCCGGCAAACACGTACAACATCGATACAGGTCGTTATTCCTCCATCGTGGGCAGCGCGCGTCAGGCCAGCATCTCCGCCCGACGCTCCACGGGCGGCGGAAGCCATTTTGGAAAGTGAAAATTCGGGATCGATGCCCGATATAGAGGTGCAAATGATGACAATGATGGTGCTGGAAGCGTTTTTGTACGGACTGCTCTCGATTATCCTGCTGATCGTCGGATTCATGGTTCTCGATTTTGTCGTTCCCTGCGACTTCCGCAAAGAGATCTTCGAGGAAAAGAACACGGCGGTGGGCGTTTTGGCGGGCGGGCTCTTCGTCGCCCTGGGCCTCATCGTTCGGTCTTCCGTCATCGGAGGCGGACGGGGGACGGAAGACGGGATGATGGACGGTCTTTTCGCGACCCT includes these proteins:
- a CDS encoding DUF350 domain-containing protein, giving the protein MESENSGSMPDIEVQMMTMMVLEAFLYGLLSIILLIVGFMVLDFVVPCDFRKEIFEEKNTAVGVLAGGLFVALGLIVRSSVIGGGRGTEDGMMDGLFATLVFSGTGLVLFVAGYLLLALLFRKENLHRHIDEHNTAVGFALAGFFIAIALAVSGSIQ